A section of the Primulina huaijiensis isolate GDHJ02 unplaced genomic scaffold, ASM1229523v2 scaffold207196, whole genome shotgun sequence genome encodes:
- the LOC140966577 gene encoding agamous-like MADS-box protein AGL62, producing the protein MTGKTRGRQKIEMAKMSKVRNLLVTFSKRRTGLFKKASELCTLCGAEIAIIVFSPGKKVFSFGHPAVDSIIDRYLSWSSNADTLPSATSSMQLVEAHRVACARELNMYLNDMVGELEAEKRRGEEVRRLRKATHGVGSWWEAPVEEMGLKDLEQLKAAMEELRNNVRRQAGKVEAKQVVVESSLFSPALGGGTTLLWSWRRWLNRG; encoded by the coding sequence ATGACCGGAAAAACCAGGGGTCGTCAAAAGATTGAAATGGCGAAGATGTCGAAAGTAAGAAATCTACTCGTTACCTTCTCGAAGCGTCGAACCGGTCTGTTCAAGAAAGCGAGCGAACTATGCACCCTTTGCGGAGCGGAGATTGCTATCATTGTGTTCTCTCCGGGCAAGAAAGTGTTCTCTTTCGGGCATCCTGCTGTTGATTCAATCATAGATCGCTACTTGTCGTGGTCATCAAATGCAGATACTTTGCCTAGCGCCACCAGTTCCATGCAGCTTGTGGAGGCTCATCGTGTTGCATGTGCGAGGGAACTTAACATGTACTTGAACGACATGGTCGGTGAGTTGGAGGCGGAGAAACGGCGGGGAGAGGAAGTGAGGCGGCTGAGGAAAGCTACGCACGGGGTTGGGTCGTGGTGGGAGGCTCCGGTTGAGGAGATGGGGCTGAAAGATCTGGAGCAGTTGAAGGCGGCGATGGAGGAGCTTAGAAATAATGTTCGCCGACAGGCAGGGAAGGTGGAGGCGAAGCAGGTAGTGGTGGAGAGCTCTTTGTTTTCGCCAGCTCTTGGGGGTGGCACCACCTTGCTCTGGAGCTGGAGACGGTGGCTTAATCGGGGATAA